In Papaver somniferum cultivar HN1 unplaced genomic scaffold, ASM357369v1 unplaced-scaffold_12, whole genome shotgun sequence, a single window of DNA contains:
- the LOC113330901 gene encoding protein trichome birefringence-like 42, with translation MVIPSSNLCMQDPEYNISIHFNFKPFLVELEEIPKRIINIDNHKPFLVELEERILKIDTISKGDPWKEVDVVIFNTWHWWFHKGKIQHWDKIQEGNKTYKDIDDRLTAFAKGLTTWSTWVDKNIDPKKTQVFYQGISPTHPKGKDWGFPHTTCADHTTPINGTTYPGIPEPGVVVLKEVLSKMSNPVILLDVTTMSQLRKDAHPSYYTNQGRTLRDCGHWCVAGVPDTWNHLLYASIVGWPETRTHRIDMNFPVLIT, from the exons ATGGTAATACCTTCTTCGAATTTGTGCATGCAGGATCCTGAGTATAACATTTCTATACATTTTAATTTCAAACCATTCCTAGTTGAGTTAGAGGAGATACCTAAACGAATTATAAACATCGACAATCACAAACCATTCCTAGTTGAATTAGAGGAACGAATTCTAAAGATCGACACCATTAGCAAGGGTGATCCGTGGAAAGAAGTAGATGTTGTGATCTTCAACACTTGGCACTGGTGGTTCCACAAAGGAAAAATACAACA TTGGGATAAAATTCAGGAAGGAAACAAGACATACAAAGATATAGATGATCGTCTCACTGCTTTTGCAAAAGGTTTAACAACTTGGTCAACTTGGGTTGACAAAAATATTGACCCCAAAAAAACTCAAGTTTTCTATCAAGGAATTTCTCCTACGCATCCGAA GGGCAAGGATTGGGGTTTCCCACACACGACTTGTGCAGATCACACAACACCAATTAATGGTACGACATATCCTGGAATTCCAGAACCAGGAGTTGTTGTACTTAAGGAAGTGTTAAGTAAAATGTCGAATCCTGTCATTTTATTGGACGTGACAACCATGTCACAACTAAGAAAAGATGCTCATCCATCATATTATACCAATCAAGGTCGGACGCTTCGTGATTGTGGCCATTGGTGTGTGGCTGGTGTACCAGATACATGGAATCATCTTCTTTATGCATCTATTGTTGGCTGGCCAGAAACAAGAACGCATAGAATTGATATGAATTTTCCCGTATTGATAACCTAA